The Brassica oleracea var. oleracea cultivar TO1000 chromosome C7, BOL, whole genome shotgun sequence sequence TTTTGTTTTTTCATAACGTTCTTTTGATAAAGATCTCTTTTCACATTCGTTACTGTCAACCGTCATGCCAGCCACCGTGAATGTTTACCGGCTAGCCACTTTCAGGAACCGTTTCCAGGCTAGTTCACTGTCCAAACTCAGCGGATTCGATGTCACTCAGTGCAACCAAAACTTCAGGCTTTCAGACCAGTGGCGGATGCACGTTGGGTGAGAAAGAGGCAGTTGCCCCCACTAAAAAAATTCAATGCATATTATTAAGTATAAAAGTTATTGCCCCCATATCAAATATTCTTTTTTTCCCCACTGCTTTTTTTTTCTTCGTTCAGTTTTCTTTTTAATTAATTTTTGTCCACTCATATAGATTTACTTGCCTATTTTATTGTGATCATTTATGTTAATTCATTAATTTTATACATTAACCGATAAGAGTGTATACGCACTGACTGACCATATGATATTAGTCTATATCTAAAAGACTTGCACTGATATTAGTCTGACTGACTGACCATATGATATTAGTCTATTTCTGTGGAAAGCTTTGTAAAATTATAAGTCTAGTCTTTCAAGTAAATTGCAGTAATTAAATATGTACAATACTTTCCGCAAAAATATTTCTAAATTTTTAGCTTGTATAATAGAAAATTATTTTCAGATAACAACACAATATATAAGAATTATCTTATTTTCTTTAAAAATATGTCCTTATTTTTTGAAAATTTTATTATATTATTTATTATCAATTATCTAATATAACATATAAATCGTATATTTTTAATCTAAATTCGTTTTAACTATATAATAAATTATATATAAAATTTATTAAGGATATCATTGACTTTAATCACGCTAACTTTTAACGTGAGAGTTCGAATGCAAAAAATTATTTCACAAACAATAATATAGATAGATATTATGTGTATAAAATAATAGCAAAGTATTAAAATTTATATTTTAATGATATTTCGGATTTTTTGTCAATGGTTTAAAAAAAATTATAATAATATTTTTATTTAAATATTTTTGACCCTAGTAAAATATTTTTCTAGATCTGCCACTGTTTCAGACTTACTTCAGACAATCCGGTTCAGTGCTTCAACCAATCTAGATGTGCTAACCGAACCAAATTCTCCCATTCCTGAAGAACGTTTCAGGTTCTGTGACACGATTCTCTTCCTGGCCTAGCCACCACCAACACAGATCTTCCAGCTACAACTTCTTAAAGACTGTTTATGACAAACTTATCATTGAAACATATAATAACTTAAGATGTTCTTAATCTCTCAGACATTATTGGTGAGCTCACTAATGTGACAAGTACAGTGAGTGACATTCCTCAAGGAAAAGAGCAAGTTATGGCGACTATCAAGATCAACAGGTAATCTTCTATATATGAATCTATTATTCAATACTTTCATAAATTATCTTACTTTTCTTATGAATATACTTCTTCTTTTTTGAATTATACAACGGTATCCTGACCCCACAGAAGTGATCCAAACTAGTCAAGTGTTGCCACGTGTCGGTCTCTTGTTCCTGGGGATGCTGAAATGTAAATTCCCAGTAGTCGGGACTTGAACTCTGGTGGCTTCACCGTATCGGGCTTTTTCCCTCAAGTTAATCACCACAAGACCACAAGTTCTGGTTAAAATTTATATTTTAATAATATTTTGGTTTTTTGTCAATGGTTTTTATGAATAGACTTTTACCATTTTACTAGGATAAGACCTGCGCATTGCGTAGGGTAAATTTATATGAAAATTATTTAAGAAATATGGTATGAAAAATTTTTTTGTATTATTGATCAAATTAATATATTTGGCCCTTAAACAATTTTTTTTAAAAAAATTTGTTAATTACATAATTTGTTTACTAATGAACTCATCCCATTTTTAAAAATATTTTAGGTCAAAAAATTATTTTTCGCATAAAAACCTAACGTTTAGGCCGAAGAATCTCATGTCTACTATTTGGTTACAATGAAACTATGTCAACTCGGTTTTATACCATGATTTAGCAATTTAAAAGTTAATTATGGTTATGAGAAGTTTACATTCACGTACCAATCATATCTATCTTCGATATTTTTTTTGTGTCATTTTGGTTATTGCTCGATATAAATATTGATTTTTAAGATTATTCTCATTTCTTTCTTTTATTTTGGCCTGGGATTTAGAAAATATTTAAGATTCAAAATTATTAAAGAGATACATACTTAGGTTAAGATTTGCGCATTCTGCAGAATAAATACTTATTTTGTATTTTTCTGCATATTATGAAATAATAAAATAATAAATATATTAAATAACTAAGAAATCAGTTACTATTATGTAATAAATTGGCTTGCACATATAAATCAAATGGCCGCTCTTGTTTATTCGCAGTCATTTTATAATAAATAAATCAAAACAATCAATCTTATCTATCGTATATGATATATAATTAAATTTAAACGATATGAAGTATATATATTAACATAAACACCTATTAAAATAAAATTATTTATTTATATGATTTTATTATCATTGTATCTTATTATAGAAAAAAATTTAAACATTAATCACAAAAGTTTATGTGAGACTTTTAACAGTTTTAGTAATTTATACTCGTTTTGAAAAATTCAAAATACAACATATACAAAAAACCTAAATTTTTAATATATGATTAATGAAATTGTGTAATTTATTTTAATAGTAAAGAATTAAACAAAAATGATAGAAAGCATACAAATTATTAGCAAATCTTCATTATTTAAAATCATTAATTATTATATATATCATAATCACATTAGGTAATTCCGTAGGTTTTATTTAAGGAAATAATATATAATAAATGGCCAACTTGCTTTAGTTAATATCATATGATATCATATAGTTGGTATTAAATGTTTCTAGTGAGATATAAAAATCGAATTGGACCAACATGTTTTTCAATTTCAATGTGAGACTGACACGTAGGACTAAGTAACTACCTAATTGATTGACACTTAAGGAAAGGGTCTTTTTAATTATTACAAAATTGAAGTTACATCTTTTCAAATGTTCCTCAGTTAATATATAGGGGATGTTATGTTTTCCTTTTCACAGTAATATCTCTGTCACTTTGAGGCTGTTATTGACTTACAAGCTCTCTCTTTTGGGAGATCCAAGGATCGATTGTTGTTGCCAGTAGCATAAACCAAAAGATGGTAGGAGGTATATTTCTATCTGGAAATTAAAACACATAATGCATTATGCATACTATCATTTAGGGATGTTATATAGGGTTACCCAGTCCTATATAATTTAAGCTCAGCCCTAAATTAACCCTTCCCCTTTTAGAACAGATCAAAATATGTAAAACAGGGTTGAACCATTTTCAACGCTTTTAAACCCTTTATCTTTATACGTGAATACATTTTGTATAATCTCTTACAATATACAAAATGTTTTTGATTAAAATATTTCCTGTTTTTAATTTAAAGACTTGTTATACCCGAAAAAGTTAGTTTATGATCTTGGTGAAAATTTGATTTTGGCGGAACAATTCGATTTTGTGATTTTGGCAAAAAAAAACTCGATTTTATGCTTTTGGCGGAAAATCTTTCTTTTTTTTTTGCGAGTTTGATGGGAAATCTTGTTTTTACGGTTTTCGCGGGATATCTATTTTTTGTGGGAAAATTCGATTTTACGGTTTTGGCGGAAAAACTCAACTTTACGGTTTGGCGGAAAAACTCAATATTACGATTTTGGCGAGAAATCTTGCTTAATGGTTTTGGCAGGAAATCTCATTTGGCGGGAAACTCGATTTTACAATTTTGGCGGGAAATCCCGTTTTGCAGTTTTGGCGGAAAAACTCGATTTTACAGTTTTGGCGGGAAATCTCGTTTTACGATTTTGGTGGGAAATCTCAATTTAACGGTTTTGGCGAGAAATGTCGTTTTGCGGAAAATATCATTTTTGTGAGAAATATGGATTTTACGGGTTTGACGGGAAATCTCGATTTTACAGTTTTGGCGAGAAAAACTTTGTTTTGTGGTTTTAACGAAAAAACTCGATTTGGCAAAAAAAAAATATTTTCCGATTTTGACAAATTTTTACGATTTTGGCGAAAAAACTCAATTTTACATTTTTCTAAGAAAATGTAATTTTTGATGTTTTAACTGTACACCAAATTATTGTTTACCAAAATAAAATATATCTAACAAGGTTCAACCCTATCAAAACCATGTAGTTCTTTAACCCAGTCCTAAGTTAGCCATAAGTATTTTAGGAGTAATGCATTAATGTTACGGCTCTTAAATTATTTGGATGGGCTGGGCTGGGCCAACCCTAAATCTCTGAACCCTAAATAACATCTCTAAGCATCACTTATACTAATTTTAAAATTTAGTGCTTACATGTGAGGAGCTTAATATTCTTGAAACACACATAGAATATTTTCTGCAAAATGTTTGTTCTTGATCGCCACCTCGGGAACACATTACACATGTAGTTTTCGACAAGGAAACTGATGCAGGGGAAATTCAATTTTACGAGTAAGTGTTTGATGATTCATAAATTATTACATCCATAATACACTCCCACGTAATGCTCTGTAACACTGCAGGATGGTTTCCAAAGACACTGGAAACACCCATGTTCCTTCATTTCTGAGAGGCTATGCAAAGGTTGAGCTTCTTACTATATCTGAGCTCATCATTTCCGAGCCTCAGGTTGTACAATTAGTTTTTACTGTTTTAATATTTTGAAAGTTTATATTCCATATATGGTTCTGAAAAGTTCAAAATGTAGGACTGTGTCTGTTTGCACTGGAATGGAGACTGATATCAAAATGGAGAAAAACTGGTGTTACGTCTTTTGCGTGCACAAAGAAGCTCCAACGAACGGTCTCATCCTTTTCATTTAGTGTCAGTTGGATTGATAAGCAATCAGTAGTGCAGTATTATAATAGGTAGGGTGTCAACTCAAAATGATTACGAAATTGCACTAGCTCACTTTCCAGTGTTTAGATTCTTTCTCCTTATTTTCAAAAGGTTTATTACTTCCTTCAATATTCACTCCAAAATTGTAATTATATTTTTAGAAAATCATTAAATATGTTCATTAGGCCTTCTATATTTGTTATTGTTCATGATTCACTTCATATTTGTTATTAGCCATACTCTGCGTTTTTTCAACAAGTTGGGGATAAAGTGTATAAATGTTTCCTTTAAAGATCACTATTGTTAAATAAAGGGGAAAATATGATCTCAAAAGATCAATGACAATGTTAGATCAAAAGAAGATCAATGACAATGTAAAGGAGAATTAAAAGCTCAAAAGATAGAGTTTAAGAGCATGCAGGTTCTAGAAAAATCATAACGATGGAGCCACGTAGGTCCAAGACTCACGAAAGAAGATATTATTCCATAACAATTTGGGTTACGCAAGTGAATAAATTGACTAATGACAAAAAGAAGGTGAAAGGCTTTGGTTTGAAGAAATTAATCGATATCCATTCGATAATACACATAACAATAAATTGAAGGAAGACTTCGTCTGAACCATGTGTTCACAAAGGTTGAGAACTCTTAAGAAGAGTAAGGAAATGTTATATACTTTCTAACTTAATCTTTGATTGTTTATTACATTTCTGTTCACTAAAATAAAGATAAGTTTAAAAATCAATAGTGTCTGAATTTTAACAACAACAAAACTAATCCTCCAAATCACTAACAATTAAAAAATGGAAATAAAAATCAAGGATGGTATACTGAATTAGAAATAATTTATATTTTTAGTTTTTGATATTAATACAACATTGTAGAATGTTTTTACTAGAAACTAAAAAGATATGAAAATGTTTTTTCGAATCATGATTGGGCTGAAAATATATTCAAAATTCACTTAAACCATTAAACATATGCATTATAATATACAAGAGACTTTTTAAAATACCAATCATGTTATCATTAAGCTCCAAACCTTTGTTTGGAAAACAAATGGTCCTTGAAAAGTGTGTCATTGTATATGGCAGAGTACAACAAGATAATAAATCACGACAAAGAATCTAACACATCGTCGTTGCGATGTGATAATCGTTTCTCAAAGATTGGGAGGTTGACAAATCAGTAAATCATTATATATTTTAATGTCCACCAGCTATACAAACATGGGCCTTATCATCACTCCATCCAGCCCAAAAATTTTCTAAAGTTGGTTAGGCTTGCAGAAGGAGAGTGTGAAGTCTGGTTTGCTGCGAAGGAAATAATAAAGTTGCAACCACAAAGTATAATAGTTTCTTAAGCTGTATGCTTGCAGAACATTTGTATGGTGGATAGATCATGGCACCCTTCATCACAATTTTGTGGACGTAGATGGACTTGGAAATCAAACTCAGCTTTAGGGTAAAGAAATCATAGGACACGAGTATCACCACTGCATACCGAGTTGGAAATCCTTCTTTGGGGAATGGAAAGTATGCTATTCTACTCGAGCACATTTTGGACTGGACCGCAAGGTTTTGATCTCGATGATTGAAGAATCCAAAACATGGATTTTCAACAAAACTTAAAGAGATATCATCTCTAGGAATCAGATTCCAAGATCTAAAACTTTCGTACTTTCTTAGACCACAAAATGCGATTGTGAATTCTTTAGCAAAAACTGTTTAAATTTTTCATAGGTATTTTCATGTAGGTCGTTTAATTTCGGTCTGGGTTATTAGATCACCCCTCATTTGAAAAGTAGAATAACCTTTGTCAAAAAAAGAAAACTTGATAAAGTTAGTGGAAACAAATGACTACAGAAAGTTGTGTACAAATATTTTGAATATCAACATATAGATATAGCTTGATCACATGCTATAAATATATCTAATCTACTCCATTCTATATAAATATATATCTTCATCAAATGATACATATTGATATTCATCTTTTCTTTTATGATTGATGAGTTATTACTACATCCTAAATTGGCATTCTTCTCTTTACATATTTAATAAGTTCCTGTAATCACACTTCCTCCCTCGAGGTGCTGTTGATTTCTTTGTTCAATTGTGACGGTGGAACATCTTTTATCATTAGGCTCTGCAAAAAACCGAACATCTGCACAAGCATAAACAGTTTGGTCCATCATAATTCGATGACAATAATATCCAAGTACCAGTCAAGGATGAAGTGGCCTTACCGACGACAAGGAAATGCATAAAAGGCTGAATCCAGGAAAATAGAAGGGTGCATTGTTCGAGAGGAACAACGCTATACAAATTAAACCAAATCTTATTAATAGTTTGAAGAAAAAACTGAGACTTAACAGTAACTAGCTAAGTAACTGTGTTCTTATGGCTTCACGAACCTGTCAATGGACTGAAAACAAATGGTGCCACGACTTTCCCAAAGGACTTCACTCCAGATATGCATCCTTGCACTTTCCCCTTCATCAGTTACTCAAACATTGAACTATTTCTTTCGAGGATGTTGATCCAACAAAACAAACTTTCAATCGTTACACAAGATATATACCTGTTCACCGGGTCCAACTTGTCTTGAGGCAATACCACACACCTGTAGCCAAGATTGTTCAATTTTATACTTATAAGTAGAAAATGCGCCATTGTTAAGGACAGATAAGCTATGTCTATAGCCTTACTGATGGCATCACAAGCATGGCTCCAGGTACAAACAAAGTGGTGAGATAAGGAACCTGCCACATCGAAACAAAAACAAAACACAAAAGCAGATCATGTTGATACTGAACATCGACTCAAGTCACTAGTTTCGACCGACTCACCCATGGTGCCCAAGAAATGCTGACAACGGCCATCTGCATCTCAAACACATGCAACCAAATTCATTATATGCCAAGATCTTATTTAGCGTTTCATTAGAAACAAATTAAGAACAAAAAAAGATATGCTTACGTTTGTAAATTCCATAAAAAGCCCTGCTGATAAAAGCTTACGTTCTCCAATGGTAGAAGCAAATCTTGGCAGTACAAACAGCTAATAAAAACATTTAACAACACATGACGTACAAAATTTATTCACATTAATGTTATTTACACATATTACTAGTAATGTAATTACTTGAGAGATAGACCCAACGATGGTAATCAATAGCATGAGATCAGCAAACTGGTTTTTGTCAAAGCCAAAACGCGCTTTCAGAAAATACTGCATAGTTAAAAGAAAAAAAAAATCATCTGTTTGTTCACTAATTTGATAAAATAAAAACTAAAAACGTAGAATAATATATGAGCTAAACCAAGAAAGCAGACTGCATTCCACTATCTGAGAAACTGCTGAAGAATGTAACAACCAATGCTTGAACGAAGATAGTACTGCATTACAAAATCCATATCCAAATCATTATATTTAAAATGATATATATATATATGTATGCATCTACATATGTTTAGTAATATAAACATACCTAGTTTTCATTAAGATCATCATATCTTTTAACGAAGATTGTTTCTTGTTTAAGACACTAGTTGTAATTGTTGTGTTGTTCAACAGCGGTTCTGCTAACATCGTAACATCATTACTATCACCGTCATCTTGTTGATGATAACCATTTTCATCATCGTTTAGCCTTTCCTTTAGGAAAATTCTCATGTACACCATGGCAACAAGAAACGATATAGCTGAAACCTAATTTATCGACACAAAAAGCATGTCTCTTATATTTTCAAAGTAACGATTCGGTTGACTAGATTTGACGCTAATGATTATAAGATACCTTAAAAATCAAAGCTACGGGTAGAAATCGAGCAACTAACGTTCCACAAAGAGAAGACATTGTTTTGACACCAGCTAAAATACTAAATGCTGATATTCTTGTTCTCCCCTGAATATTTTCTGCCTAAAAATGAAAAATGAAATGGATTAAACTGATAAAAATAGTAGTAGGCTACATTGTTATTGTAATAAGAAAATTATTACTACTTAAAATAAAAGTGTTACCACATAAGCAGAGGCAAGGCAGTCCACGGCGCCTTCGCATACCAAAGCGGTCAGAATCTTGATTATGTAAAACATGTAGAAGAAATGTGTATCCCTTCTGTACCCTAAAATGACTGCCAATAATATTTTCAGCCTTATAATTCCTGATTTGGTTTCTTCATATAAGAAAATATTTAGAGAAATAATAAATATGAAAAATCCTATGTAATACTTATACAACATTCTTTAGATTATTATAACTAAGTAGAGT is a genomic window containing:
- the LOC106303816 gene encoding multidrug resistance protein 2-like isoform X2, with translation MVMMDDGFVGMRHMLTIVFLSGFAGFMEGPVITDVTVAAVCSSPDDACSLAVYLTGFQQVAIGLGTMVMMPVIGNLSDKYGIKAVLTLPMCLSILPPVILGYRRDTHFFYMFYIIKILTALVCEGAVDCLASAYVAENIQGRTRISAFSILAGVKTMSSLCGTLVARFLPVALIFKVSAISFLVAMVYMRIFLKERLNDDENGYHQQDDGDSNDVTMLAEPLLNNTTITTSVLNKKQSSLKDMMILMKTSTIFVQALVVTFFSSFSDSGMQSAFLYFLKARFGFDKNQFADLMLLITIVGSISQLFVLPRFASTIGERKLLSAGLFMEFTNMAVVSISWAPWVPYLTTLFVPGAMLVMPSVCGIASRQVGPGEQGKVQGCISGVKSFGKVVAPFVFSPLTALFLSNNAPFYFPGFSLLCISLSSSLMIKDVPPSQLNKEINSTSREEV
- the LOC106303816 gene encoding multidrug resistance protein 2-like isoform X1 encodes the protein MVMMDDGFVGMRHMLTIVFLSGFAGFMEGPVITDVTVAAVCSSPDDACSLAVYLTGFQQVAIGLGTMVMMPVIGNLSDKYGIKAVLTLPMCLSILPPVILGYRRDTHFFYMFYIIKILTALVCEGAVDCLASAYVAENIQGRTRISAFSILAGVKTMSSLCGTLVARFLPVALIFKVSAISFLVAMVYMRIFLKERLNDDENGYHQQDDGDSNDVTMLAEPLLNNTTITTSVLNKKQSSLKDMMILMKTSTIFVQALVVTFFSSFSDSGMQSAFLYFLKARFGFDKNQFADLMLLITIVGSISQLFVLPRFASTIGERKLLSAGLFMEFTNMAVVSISWAPWVPYLTTLFVPGAMLVMPSVCGIASRQVGPGEQGKVQGCISGVKSFGKVVAPFVFSPLTALFLSNNAPFYFPGFSLLCISLSSMFGFLQSLMIKDVPPSQLNKEINSTSREEV
- the LOC106303816 gene encoding multidrug resistance protein 2-like isoform X3; amino-acid sequence: MFSSRLSHRFSTSGLGTMVMMPVIGNLSDKYGIKAVLTLPMCLSILPPVILGYRRDTHFFYMFYIIKILTALVCEGAVDCLASAYVAENIQGRTRISAFSILAGVKTMSSLCGTLVARFLPVALIFKVSAISFLVAMVYMRIFLKERLNDDENGYHQQDDGDSNDVTMLAEPLLNNTTITTSVLNKKQSSLKDMMILMKTSTIFVQALVVTFFSSFSDSGMQSAFLYFLKARFGFDKNQFADLMLLITIVGSISQLFVLPRFASTIGERKLLSAGLFMEFTNMAVVSISWAPWVPYLTTLFVPGAMLVMPSVCGIASRQVGPGEQGKVQGCISGVKSFGKVVAPFVFSPLTALFLSNNAPFYFPGFSLLCISLSSMFGFLQSLMIKDVPPSQLNKEINSTSREEV